In a genomic window of Vicinamibacteria bacterium:
- a CDS encoding sodium:solute symporter: MHPVDWLVVVLYFGLIGFIGYRTGRGNRGIEDFLLARRAMPWYAIALSVMATQASAITLVGTTGQGYIDGMRFVQIYFGLPIAMVILCATLVPFFYRARVYTAYEYLENRFDGKTRSLTSLLFLLNRALSDAIVIYAPSVVLAIVFGIDEELIILAIGAGATIYTALGGMRAVMWVEMWQMLIILFGILFALGAVVAGLPGDVSFLSAVRLAGATGRTETVDFTFDPTVTYTFWSGLLGGTFLMLSYFGCDQSQVQRYLTARSLGESRLSLLFNALVKIPMQFVILLTGALLFVYYQFEKPPVVFNPVALERIATLPEAGRLTEQYDEAFEARRAAALEFSISEGDGPAREAFVAADTRLHGVRAEVISLIEDVEQAPFNDTNYVFPTFVLTRLPVGVVGLILVAIFAAAMSTVESELTALSSATVVDFYRRYVRPVGEDSHYLRVSRVATLFWGAVATLFALYMGRLGSVIEAVNVIGSNFYGPILGVFILAVGTRRTNGHGAFAGVLVGIVAVQLVSWLTDVSFLYYNLVGAGVSVAVGYGASGYQRAGGSV; the protein is encoded by the coding sequence ATGCATCCGGTCGATTGGCTGGTCGTGGTTTTGTATTTCGGGCTCATTGGCTTCATCGGATATCGCACCGGACGCGGCAACCGGGGTATCGAGGACTTCCTTCTCGCCCGCCGCGCGATGCCCTGGTACGCGATCGCGCTTTCGGTCATGGCGACTCAGGCGAGCGCCATCACCCTCGTGGGAACGACCGGCCAGGGTTACATCGACGGCATGCGGTTCGTCCAGATCTACTTCGGTCTTCCCATCGCCATGGTCATCCTCTGCGCCACCCTCGTCCCGTTCTTCTATCGGGCGCGCGTCTATACCGCCTACGAGTATCTCGAGAATCGTTTCGATGGAAAGACGCGCAGCCTCACGAGCCTCCTGTTTCTCCTGAACCGGGCGCTATCGGACGCCATCGTCATCTACGCCCCGTCGGTCGTGCTCGCGATCGTCTTTGGCATCGATGAAGAGCTCATCATCCTCGCCATCGGCGCGGGAGCCACCATCTACACGGCTCTCGGTGGAATGCGGGCGGTGATGTGGGTCGAGATGTGGCAGATGTTGATCATCCTCTTCGGGATTCTCTTCGCCCTCGGAGCCGTCGTCGCCGGCCTTCCGGGCGACGTCTCCTTCCTCTCCGCTGTGCGATTGGCCGGCGCCACCGGGAGAACCGAGACCGTGGATTTCACTTTCGACCCGACCGTGACCTACACGTTCTGGAGTGGGCTCCTCGGTGGCACCTTCTTGATGCTCTCGTATTTCGGTTGCGACCAGAGCCAGGTCCAGCGGTATCTCACCGCGCGCTCACTCGGCGAAAGCCGTCTCTCGCTTCTGTTCAATGCGCTGGTCAAGATCCCGATGCAATTCGTCATCCTTCTCACCGGCGCCCTCCTGTTCGTCTACTACCAGTTCGAGAAACCCCCGGTGGTTTTCAATCCCGTGGCGCTCGAACGAATAGCGACGCTTCCCGAGGCCGGGCGACTTACCGAGCAATACGATGAGGCGTTCGAAGCCAGGAGAGCGGCAGCGCTGGAGTTCTCGATCTCGGAGGGGGATGGGCCTGCCCGTGAGGCCTTCGTGGCGGCTGACACGCGTTTACACGGGGTGCGTGCCGAGGTCATCTCGCTCATCGAAGACGTCGAGCAGGCTCCGTTCAACGACACCAACTACGTCTTCCCGACGTTCGTGCTAACGAGGCTTCCCGTCGGGGTCGTGGGGCTCATCCTCGTCGCCATCTTCGCCGCCGCGATGTCCACCGTGGAGTCGGAGCTCACGGCGCTCTCCTCGGCGACCGTCGTCGATTTCTACCGGCGTTACGTTCGGCCGGTGGGCGAAGACAGCCATTACCTGCGCGTGAGCCGGGTCGCCACCCTCTTCTGGGGAGCCGTGGCCACCCTGTTTGCGCTGTACATGGGACGCCTCGGTTCGGTGATCGAGGCGGTGAACGTCATCGGCTCGAACTTCTACGGGCCGATTCTCGGCGTCTTCATCTTGGCCGTGGGTACGAGGCGGACGAACGGCCACGGGGCCTTCGCGGGGGTACTCGTGGGAATCGTTGCCGTCCAGCTCGTCTCATGGCTGACCGATGTATCCTTTCTCTACTACAACCTCGTGGGCGCGGGCGTATCGGTCGCCGTCGGCTATGGCGCGAGCGGGTACCAAAGAGCAGGTGGATCTGTATAA
- a CDS encoding protein kinase, whose product MARGGAGWKKLLGLGRKGAPVGASASKPDSSASDWQRAAKIFEEDGRFRDAARLYQGHGQNYDAARLLVQSGALTEAASIFERIGHFLKAAEVCAQSGDNRRAGENYRRYLEDRFGSLVTTRSPADHAEFTKYCRLAGQAFERAGLHEQAAEVLERGEQWEEAAALYLKLNRHVKAADLYQRAGAVDQAADVYAQAGDRVRAAQMRGEWLYKNDQKNEAAVQFLLGGDPLRAAEVYEEAGNYLDAARCYEHCGAHRQAAEAYERVKQFDRGAEMFARCQEYQKAAALYEMIDDLEQATRMYAEAGAFYRAAHVARDAGLSDLAIDYLQKVSPADPHYREALVELAECFIERDLPGVAVEKLKKALAKMALSADNVSVFYTLAVASEQMGDLASAADILKKVIAESYGYRDCVARLQDIERKLAQDVYVPPRKVLQTAGALDIGSRYEFIEKLGAGGMGVVYRARDTRLNRIVAYKMLMEQFMEVQDVRNRFLREAQSAAQLNHPNIVTVYDMDVDRDRNCLFIAMEFVAGESYFDMLQRELRLDVPTVLHFVVGVLKALAHAHGEGVVHRDIKPSNVMLSSNRVVKIMDFGLAKVLRQAKVLGSERASGTPLYMSPEQILGKAIDYRTDLYAFGGTVYHLLSGEPPFVDGEVLYHHVHSTPQPLTKLRPEIPRGLDQIVMSCLNKDPADRPSSEEILTILRKLS is encoded by the coding sequence ATGGCCAGAGGAGGGGCCGGTTGGAAGAAGCTTCTGGGCCTCGGAAGAAAAGGTGCGCCCGTGGGGGCGAGCGCCTCGAAGCCGGACTCCTCGGCTTCCGACTGGCAGCGCGCTGCCAAGATTTTCGAAGAGGACGGACGATTCCGGGATGCCGCCCGTCTATACCAGGGGCACGGGCAGAACTACGATGCCGCCCGGCTCCTCGTGCAGTCCGGCGCGCTCACCGAGGCCGCATCCATCTTCGAGCGCATTGGGCACTTCCTCAAGGCCGCCGAGGTCTGCGCGCAGTCCGGTGACAACCGCCGAGCGGGCGAGAACTACCGCCGTTATCTCGAGGATCGCTTCGGAAGCCTCGTTACCACGCGCTCGCCGGCCGATCACGCTGAGTTCACCAAGTACTGTCGACTCGCGGGTCAAGCCTTCGAGCGGGCCGGGCTCCACGAACAGGCGGCCGAAGTGCTCGAGCGAGGCGAGCAATGGGAGGAGGCCGCAGCCCTTTATCTGAAACTCAATCGCCACGTCAAGGCCGCCGACCTCTACCAACGCGCCGGTGCGGTGGACCAGGCGGCCGACGTCTACGCTCAGGCGGGAGACCGGGTTCGGGCCGCTCAAATGCGGGGCGAGTGGCTCTACAAGAACGACCAGAAGAACGAGGCAGCGGTGCAGTTCCTCCTGGGAGGCGACCCCTTGCGCGCCGCCGAAGTCTATGAAGAGGCGGGAAACTATCTCGACGCAGCGCGATGCTACGAACACTGTGGTGCTCATCGCCAGGCGGCGGAGGCCTATGAGCGGGTCAAACAGTTCGATCGGGGCGCGGAGATGTTCGCTCGCTGCCAGGAATATCAGAAAGCGGCGGCATTGTACGAGATGATCGATGATCTCGAGCAGGCCACGCGGATGTACGCCGAGGCGGGCGCCTTCTACCGAGCGGCGCACGTCGCCCGGGATGCAGGACTTTCCGATCTGGCGATCGATTATCTGCAGAAGGTGTCGCCCGCGGACCCGCACTATCGCGAAGCACTCGTCGAGCTCGCGGAATGCTTCATCGAGCGGGACCTCCCTGGTGTCGCCGTGGAGAAATTGAAGAAAGCGCTGGCCAAGATGGCGCTCTCGGCCGACAACGTGAGCGTTTTTTACACTCTAGCCGTGGCTTCGGAGCAGATGGGCGATTTGGCCTCGGCTGCTGACATCCTCAAGAAGGTCATCGCCGAAAGCTACGGCTACCGCGATTGCGTCGCCCGGCTGCAGGACATCGAGAGGAAACTCGCCCAGGACGTCTACGTGCCTCCGCGCAAAGTCCTGCAAACCGCCGGTGCTCTCGACATAGGAAGCCGATACGAGTTCATCGAGAAGCTCGGGGCAGGGGGGATGGGCGTGGTCTATCGCGCTCGGGACACGCGGCTCAACCGGATCGTGGCCTACAAGATGCTCATGGAGCAGTTCATGGAGGTCCAGGACGTCCGCAATCGCTTTCTGCGAGAGGCCCAATCCGCTGCGCAGCTGAACCACCCCAACATCGTGACCGTCTACGACATGGACGTCGATCGCGACCGGAATTGTCTGTTCATCGCCATGGAGTTCGTTGCCGGGGAGTCCTACTTCGACATGCTGCAGCGCGAGTTACGGCTCGATGTGCCCACGGTTCTTCACTTCGTCGTCGGTGTGTTGAAAGCCCTCGCCCATGCCCACGGCGAGGGCGTGGTGCATCGCGACATCAAGCCGTCGAATGTCATGCTCTCGTCGAATCGCGTCGTCAAGATCATGGATTTCGGGCTCGCGAAAGTGCTGAGACAGGCCAAAGTGTTGGGGAGCGAAAGGGCGAGCGGAACGCCCCTGTACATGTCCCCCGAGCAAATCCTGGGAAAGGCCATCGATTATCGCACCGATCTCTACGCGTTCGGCGGCACCGTGTACCACCTTCTTTCGGGCGAGCCCCCCTTCGTCGATGGCGAAGTGCTGTACCATCACGTGCACAGCACGCCCCAGCCGTTGACGAAACTCAGGCCCGAGATCCCTCGGGGGCTCGACCAGATCGTCATGAGCTGTCTGAACAAGGATCCCGCCGACCGCCCCAGCTCCGAAGAGATTCTCACCATCCTGAGAAAGCTGAGCTAG